GCGCCCTATTTCAGGGAGATGAGAAATATTGAACTCTTAAGCCCTGAAGAGGAGCTTGAACTGGGACGCCGGATTAAGGAGGCACAAACCGCACTTCTCGATCTGTTCCTCAAAGGCCGGACCAGCTTCCTTCCCCTGCGGTCTTACAAGAGGAAGCTGAAAAAGTGGCTAAATAAAAAGAAAACGTCCCGTGAACCCATTGAGTACATCTTTCAGGAGATGGAACGGGCGGTGCAAGCTGTTGAGAAGGTAAAGCGGCCTGAATCTGAATTGAGAACTTTTATCAAAGATTATAAGCGGTTGTGCGAGGAGCTGAACACGGCCATGGGCGAAATGGTGGCGGCCAATTTACGGCTGGCTGTTAATATCGCCAAGCGGTTTTCCCACCGCGGCATGCCTTTGCCTGATTTGATCCAGGAGGGGAACGTGGGATTAATGAAGGCTGTGGCCCGGTATGATTACTCCACGGGCAACCGATTTTCTACTTTTGCCTCCTGGTGGATTCGCCAGACCATCTCACGGGCCCTGTATGATCAGGGTCGGACCATTCGTGTGCCGGTTCATTTCATGGAGGCCCGTAATATCTTTTACAGGTCTTACTTTGAACTGGTCAAGCGATTAGGACGAGAACCGACCCTTTTTGAAACAGCCGAATGTTCCGGTTTGAGCCTGGAGAGGATCCTGACCATCATCCAGATGAGCCGGGAACCGGTTTCTTTAGAAACACCCATCAGCGAAGACGGTGATTTGCTGGGTGATTTGATTGAGAATGAAGAGGTGACCTCTCCGCTTGATGCGCTCCAGGATAATGAGCTTTATCTTCTGACCGAAGCGGCCCTGGATACGCTTACTCCCAGAGAAAAGCAGATCCTCTGTATGCGGTTCGGGCTGGGAGATGAGGATACCTGTACCCTGGAAAAAGTCGGCCAGGCCTTGAATATCTCTCGTGAACGGGTACGCCAGTTGGAGAAACGGGCCTTAAAACGCCTGCGTCATTCTCCCCAGCGGCACAAGCTCAAAAACTACGTCTCCGGATAATATTTCAGGGTTCGGTCAGATCTCCAGCCGGTCCTAACAACTCCTTCAGATACCACCACGATAAGTCAACCTGCCATCAGATCATCATTGTTTGCGTGATCAGGACACTTAGAAAGACTGGCAAGAATACGTTCCAATTGAAAAAATTACGATTGTTTCGTTGCTAACGCTCCTTAACAATGACAATTCATAAAAATATTTATGATATGTCATTGCGAGCCCTTCGCTTTCGCTCTGGACAGGCTCCACGAGGTTATCTTTCCTTATAATTATTCTAAAAGTTCTTTTGCCAATCTCTATAGGTAATAAGGTAACTTTATCAGGCACATGCTTGGTTCAGAAAGGGCTCAGTCGGTTTTCTGAAGCGACTGTTTATCTGATGCTGGTTCAGGAAGAACAAGGCGAAGATAATCAGAGCGAGTGAGTCCAGGACGGATGGACGAGCGGGACGGCTGAACCCTTAGGGAGTTATTGGTGTTACCCATGTTTTGAAACTCTGGACTGGATCGAAGTATTCTATTGAAACCGCTTCCGCTTTTATGTAAAAAGAAACATCTTGATTTAATTTGATTTATCTTCTTTGTTTAAAGGCATAATGCCAGAGATTGAAATAAAAAATATCCTCGACCATATCGGCCGCACCCCGCTCGTTGAGATTAAACGCCTCAATCCCAACCCCAGGGTCAGGGTTCTGGCCAAGCTCGAAGGCTTCAACCCGGGTGGATCGGTTAAAGACCGTATCGCCAGGGCCATGATCGAGGCGGCTGAAAGAAGCGGCGAACTGACCAGAGACAGGATCGTCATCGAACCCACCAGCGGTAACACGGGCATCGGCCTGGCTCTGGTGTGCGCCGTAAAAGGCTACAGGCTGCTCCTGACCATGTCTGAGTCAGTCAGCATGGAAAGGCGGCACATCCTGACCGCTCTGGGGGCTGAAATCTTACTGACGCCGGGCCACCTGGGTACAGACGGCGCCATTGAGGAAGCCTACCGCATGGCCCGAGAAGACCCGGATAAATACTTCCTGCCCGATCAGTTCAACAATTCCGCCAATGTCGAGGCGCATTACGAGGGGACCGGCATGGAGATCTGGGAGCAGACCCACGGTCAGGTCATCGCCTTTGTCGCGGCTATGGGCACCACCGGAACTCTGATGGGTGTTTCTAAGCGCCTCAAGGAATTGAATCCCGATATTGAGATCGTTGGGGCTGAGCCTTTTCTCGGCCATAAGATCCAGGGCTTGAAAAACCTTAAGGAGGCCTATGTTCCGGGCATTTATGACCGGTCGCGCCTGGACGAATTGGTCAATGTGGACGATGAAGACGCCTTTGAGATGGCCCGCCGGCTGGCCCGTGAGGAAGGGATTTTCGCAGGCATGAGTTCAGGCGCGGCCATGCACGTGGCGCTTGAAAAGGCGCGAGGCATGGAGAGCGGTGTGCTGGTGGTGGTTCTGGCTGACGGGGGCGAACGCTACCTCAGCACGAATCTCTTCATCCCCAGGGAGAAGGCCGCCATCAGTTTCTATAATCTGCTCACCCGCACCAAGGAGCCATTACAGCCCATCCGGGCTGGCCGTGTCGGCGTTTACTCATGCGGCCCGGCGCTTTATTCGATCAAACAGGTGGCCACTTACCGTCATGTTATCATGGCCGACCTGCTGAAGCGGTATCTC
This genomic window from Deltaproteobacteria bacterium contains:
- a CDS encoding sigma-70 family RNA polymerase sigma factor, which produces MRKADEKTDSGNESIEFHYQIKPDSDRPPHQVGSEEDQPQTSARPAETSEEIMAPYFREMRNIELLSPEEELELGRRIKEAQTALLDLFLKGRTSFLPLRSYKRKLKKWLNKKKTSREPIEYIFQEMERAVQAVEKVKRPESELRTFIKDYKRLCEELNTAMGEMVAANLRLAVNIAKRFSHRGMPLPDLIQEGNVGLMKAVARYDYSTGNRFSTFASWWIRQTISRALYDQGRTIRVPVHFMEARNIFYRSYFELVKRLGREPTLFETAECSGLSLERILTIIQMSREPVSLETPISEDGDLLGDLIENEEVTSPLDALQDNELYLLTEAALDTLTPREKQILCMRFGLGDEDTCTLEKVGQALNISRERVRQLEKRALKRLRHSPQRHKLKNYVSG